A genome region from Bacillaceae bacterium IKA-2 includes the following:
- the hisB gene encoding imidazoleglycerol-phosphate dehydratase HisB encodes MSRTASIERITNETQIKLTLAIDGEGTAKINTPVPFMNHMLDLWTKHGVFDLNIEANGDIDIDDHHTTEDIGICLGTAFKEALGDKKGIKRYGNAFVPMDETLAQVVVDLSNRPHLEFRAELPTAKVGTFDTELVHEFLWKFALESRMNLHVIVHYGTNTHHIIEAIFKALARALDEATTVDPRIKGVPSTKGML; translated from the coding sequence ATGAGTAGAACAGCAAGTATTGAACGAATTACAAATGAAACGCAGATTAAGCTGACGTTAGCAATCGATGGGGAAGGCACAGCAAAAATCAACACTCCTGTCCCGTTCATGAATCATATGCTTGACCTTTGGACGAAGCACGGCGTTTTTGATTTAAATATTGAAGCTAACGGTGATATCGATATTGATGATCACCACACAACAGAAGACATCGGAATTTGTTTAGGAACGGCATTTAAAGAGGCTTTAGGCGATAAAAAAGGAATTAAGCGCTATGGTAATGCGTTTGTGCCGATGGATGAAACATTGGCTCAAGTCGTTGTTGATTTAAGCAATCGTCCACATTTAGAATTTAGAGCAGAACTACCAACAGCAAAAGTAGGGACATTTGATACAGAGCTTGTCCATGAATTTTTATGGAAATTCGCTCTCGAATCCAGAATGAACCTCCACGTGATTGTTCATTATGGAACCAATACGCATCATATCATTGAAGCGATCTTCAAAGCATTGGCGCGGGCGTTAGATGAAGCGACAACTGTTGATCCACGGATTAAAGGTGTGCCTTCAACGAAAGGAATGTTATAA
- the hisD gene encoding histidinol dehydrogenase — protein MKITKVTSKVSLKRSIDQGTSEQQQAVEAIIEAVRQGGDAAVLRFTEKFDGAKLEDNRVTKAEMENAYADIDPNVLAALREAAENIRRFHERQKRQSWLTTEENGTILGQKITPLEKVGVYVPGGTAAYPSSILMNVIPAQVAEVENIVMVSPPSKDGTLPSGVLVAANELGVKQIFKIGGAQAIAALAYGTETVPGVDKIVGPGNIYVALAKRAVFGHVDIDMIAGPSEIVVLADADANPRYIAADLLSQAEHDTLASAVLVTPSMQLAEKVVSEVEKQLETLPRKKIAAASIRDYGAIYVTEDLTEAVAVVNELAPEHLEILTAEPMQILGKIRHAGAIFLGPYSSEPVGDYFAGPNHVLPTNGTARFSSPLNVDDFTKKSSIILYSKTALFTNGQKIAALARLEGLEAHARAVEVRLEEENE, from the coding sequence GTGAAAATTACCAAAGTTACTAGTAAGGTGTCGTTAAAAAGAAGTATTGATCAAGGAACTAGCGAACAGCAGCAAGCAGTTGAAGCAATTATCGAAGCGGTTCGCCAAGGCGGAGACGCGGCTGTTTTGCGCTTCACGGAAAAATTCGATGGCGCTAAGCTTGAAGATAATCGCGTCACAAAAGCGGAAATGGAAAATGCCTATGCTGATATTGATCCGAACGTGCTTGCAGCATTAAGAGAAGCGGCTGAAAATATACGTCGCTTTCATGAACGGCAAAAACGGCAATCGTGGTTGACGACAGAAGAAAATGGCACGATTCTCGGTCAAAAAATTACACCGCTAGAAAAAGTTGGTGTTTACGTTCCTGGTGGAACAGCGGCTTATCCTTCTTCAATCTTAATGAACGTAATTCCGGCTCAAGTAGCGGAAGTCGAAAACATTGTCATGGTATCACCGCCGAGTAAAGACGGGACGCTACCGTCAGGCGTTCTTGTTGCCGCTAATGAACTAGGAGTCAAACAAATCTTTAAAATTGGTGGTGCTCAAGCGATAGCGGCGCTTGCCTATGGTACCGAAACAGTTCCTGGAGTCGATAAAATTGTCGGACCAGGAAACATTTATGTCGCTTTAGCAAAACGAGCTGTGTTTGGACATGTTGATATTGATATGATTGCTGGACCTAGTGAGATTGTTGTTTTGGCTGACGCTGACGCTAACCCTCGTTATATTGCAGCTGATCTTCTCTCACAAGCCGAACACGATACGCTTGCTTCGGCTGTACTAGTAACGCCATCAATGCAGCTTGCTGAAAAAGTTGTCAGCGAAGTCGAAAAACAGCTCGAAACTTTACCACGAAAAAAAATAGCTGCCGCATCAATTCGTGATTACGGTGCTATTTACGTAACGGAAGATTTAACTGAAGCTGTTGCTGTTGTCAACGAATTAGCACCTGAACATCTTGAGATTCTAACAGCAGAACCAATGCAAATTCTCGGGAAAATACGTCATGCGGGAGCGATCTTTTTAGGTCCATATAGCTCAGAACCTGTCGGCGATTATTTTGCCGGTCCGAATCATGTTTTACCAACGAACGGTACAGCCAGGTTTTCAAGTCCGTTAAATGTAGATGACTTCACGAAAAAATCAAGCATTATTTTATATAGCAAAACAGCATTATTCACAAATGGTCAAAAAATTGCCGCCCTTGCTCGCTTAGAAGGTTTAGAGGCTCACGCTAGAGCAGTAGAAGTTCGATTGGAGGAAGAAAATGAGTAG
- the hisG gene encoding ATP phosphoribosyltransferase translates to MLTIAMPKGRIFEEAVELLRKAGYNLPPEFEENRRLIIDAKEAGMRFILAKPSDVPTYVEHGVADIGVAGKDTMLEEERDIYEVLDLKISQCYMAVAGLPTYEKNTDIAPKVASKYPIFAASYFREQGEQVEIIKLNGSIELAPLIGLADRIVDIVSTGSTLRANGLVEFEKIVQITSRLIVNPVSYRMKDTVIDEVVERLAAVIEEDQS, encoded by the coding sequence ATGTTAACAATAGCAATGCCAAAAGGACGAATTTTTGAAGAAGCTGTTGAATTACTTCGTAAAGCAGGCTACAATCTCCCACCAGAGTTTGAAGAAAACCGCCGCTTAATTATCGATGCCAAAGAAGCAGGAATGCGTTTTATTCTTGCCAAACCAAGCGATGTGCCTACTTATGTGGAGCACGGTGTTGCCGACATTGGTGTCGCTGGTAAAGATACGATGCTCGAAGAAGAACGAGATATTTATGAAGTCCTAGATTTGAAAATTAGTCAATGCTATATGGCAGTTGCCGGGCTACCGACATATGAAAAAAATACCGATATAGCTCCGAAAGTCGCATCTAAATATCCGATTTTTGCGGCTAGTTATTTTCGCGAGCAAGGTGAACAAGTCGAAATTATAAAATTGAACGGATCGATTGAGCTAGCTCCTTTGATTGGCCTAGCTGATCGGATTGTTGATATTGTCTCAACTGGTTCAACGCTCAGGGCAAACGGGCTTGTTGAATTTGAAAAAATCGTCCAAATCACGTCACGACTAATTGTTAATCCGGTTAGTTATCGGATGAAAGACACTGTGATTGATGAAGTAGTTGAACGACTAGCTGCAGTCATTGAGGAGGATCAGTCGTGA
- a CDS encoding ATP phosphoribosyltransferase regulatory subunit, giving the protein MSKPFMFEKPIGMRDTLPQLFETKMKIRNEIRSELELWGYQSIETPTLEYYDTVGVASAILDQQLFKLLDQRGNTLVLRPDMTAPIARLVASRLKDEQFPLRLTYDTNVFRAQHDEGGRPAEFEQIGMELIGDETSSADGEVIVLMIAALKKAGLEDFKITIGHVGYVNALLLDIVGNEERSHQLRRFLYEKNYVGYRQHVKNLSLSSIDKSRLLELLNLRGDFSKLAEASSLVTDEEGKKALADLEKLWSVLESYGIIDYVKLDLNLVMHMSYYTGAVFEAYSSNLGTPIASGGRYDELLQKFNRPAPATGFGIRLDLLVQSLRSTADKRDVACIIYSNERRKDAIQLAQEKRSQGVSVVLQDIKGVKDVDQFLQSFDDVVYCIGKNGKGDK; this is encoded by the coding sequence ATGTCAAAGCCATTTATGTTTGAAAAACCAATTGGGATGCGTGATACGCTTCCGCAATTATTTGAAACGAAAATGAAAATTCGCAACGAGATAAGAAGTGAACTCGAACTTTGGGGCTATCAGTCGATTGAAACGCCAACACTTGAATATTATGATACGGTTGGTGTCGCATCGGCAATTCTTGATCAACAACTATTTAAGCTGCTTGACCAACGGGGAAACACCCTTGTATTACGGCCGGATATGACGGCTCCGATTGCGAGACTTGTGGCGTCGAGATTAAAGGATGAACAGTTTCCACTTCGCCTTACGTACGATACAAATGTTTTTCGCGCGCAGCACGACGAAGGCGGACGACCGGCAGAGTTTGAACAAATTGGTATGGAACTGATCGGTGATGAAACGAGTAGTGCTGATGGCGAAGTGATTGTGTTGATGATTGCGGCTCTCAAAAAAGCTGGTTTAGAAGATTTTAAAATTACCATCGGACATGTCGGTTACGTGAATGCGCTTTTGCTAGACATTGTTGGTAATGAAGAACGCAGCCATCAATTGCGCCGCTTTCTTTATGAAAAAAATTATGTTGGTTATCGCCAGCACGTCAAAAATTTATCGCTTTCTTCTATCGATAAAAGTCGTCTCCTTGAACTTCTGAATTTGCGGGGTGATTTTTCAAAGCTAGCAGAAGCGAGTTCGCTAGTTACAGATGAAGAAGGCAAAAAAGCGCTTGCTGATCTAGAAAAACTATGGAGTGTCCTTGAAAGCTATGGCATTATTGATTATGTTAAGTTAGATTTAAATCTTGTCATGCATATGAGTTATTATACAGGAGCTGTTTTTGAAGCATATAGTAGCAATCTTGGTACACCGATTGCTAGTGGCGGTCGCTATGATGAGCTTTTGCAAAAATTTAATCGTCCAGCTCCAGCAACAGGGTTTGGGATTCGCCTTGATTTATTAGTTCAATCGCTTAGATCTACCGCAGATAAGCGTGATGTTGCTTGTATTATTTATAGTAATGAACGGCGCAAAGATGCCATTCAATTAGCTCAAGAAAAGCGAAGCCAAGGAGTTTCAGTAGTCCTTCAAGATATAAAAGGGGTCAAAGATGTTGACCAATTTTTACAAAGCTTTGATGATGTCGTTTATTGTATTGGGAAAAATGGCAAGGGGGACAAGTAA
- a CDS encoding flagellin: MNGLSMTNMSSYHDHMKFIRYSMATRINKAGNDPAGLAISEKMRGQFRGDDVAVRNMQDSQSLSRTAEGALDQSHSVLQRMRELSIQANNGMLTESDRGHIQKEFSGLQDTLAAIGRDTQFNTKPLLDGSFSKQLTTTNANGAVLEMNINSALSSQLGDPKTGLTINDVDLRKSSAQALSVIDGAIAQISETRGSLGMTDNRFGHGITVATTKSYQLKASESRIRDADMAKNAIELQKFQTMQDAYFMTQRMGIGMSGMYLNLLM, encoded by the coding sequence ATGAATGGACTTTCGATGACAAACATGAGTAGTTATCATGATCATATGAAGTTTATACGCTATAGCATGGCTACTCGCATCAATAAAGCAGGCAATGATCCGGCGGGTTTAGCAATTTCCGAAAAAATGCGTGGCCAATTTCGTGGTGACGATGTCGCCGTTCGTAATATGCAGGATAGTCAGTCATTATCTAGAACTGCTGAAGGCGCCCTCGATCAATCACACTCTGTGTTACAGAGAATGCGCGAGCTTTCGATACAAGCCAATAACGGTATGCTAACTGAAAGCGACCGTGGTCACATTCAAAAAGAATTTAGTGGACTTCAAGATACATTAGCTGCAATTGGCCGTGATACACAGTTTAATACGAAACCATTGCTAGATGGCAGTTTTTCAAAGCAACTGACAACAACAAATGCAAATGGAGCTGTTCTTGAAATGAACATTAATTCTGCTCTTTCCTCACAACTAGGAGATCCGAAAACTGGATTGACCATTAATGATGTCGACTTAAGAAAAAGTTCAGCTCAAGCGCTATCCGTCATCGATGGTGCCATCGCGCAAATATCTGAAACACGTGGAAGTTTAGGCATGACCGATAACCGTTTCGGCCACGGAATTACAGTTGCAACGACAAAGAGCTATCAACTGAAAGCAAGTGAGTCACGCATCCGCGATGCTGATATGGCAAAAAATGCGATCGAGTTGCAAAAATTTCAAACGATGCAGGATGCTTATTTTATGACACAACGAATGGGTATCGGCATGTCGGGAATGTATTTAAACTTGTTGATGTAG
- a CDS encoding acyltransferase, translated as MARRTTRYQVEGANSLWQIYKTVPFLKVLKNFIVIQITRYTPIMPVKNWLYRTFLRMKIGDETAIALMVMMDIMFPEKISIGKNSVIGYNTTILAHEYLVGEYRLGEVIIGDEVMIGANTTILPGVIIGDRATVAAGSLVHKDVPAGAFVGGNPMQIIRLASDSE; from the coding sequence TTGGCTAGGAGGACAACACGTTACCAAGTTGAAGGAGCTAATTCACTCTGGCAAATTTATAAAACCGTTCCTTTTTTAAAAGTTTTGAAAAATTTCATCGTCATCCAAATCACTCGATATACACCGATCATGCCGGTCAAGAATTGGTTATACCGGACATTTTTACGAATGAAGATCGGTGATGAGACAGCAATTGCGTTAATGGTAATGATGGATATTATGTTTCCAGAAAAAATCAGTATTGGTAAAAATAGTGTCATCGGCTACAATACAACGATTCTTGCCCATGAATATTTAGTTGGTGAATATCGTCTTGGAGAGGTAATTATCGGTGATGAAGTGATGATCGGCGCGAATACGACGATTTTACCAGGTGTCATTATTGGTGATCGTGCTACAGTTGCAGCGGGTTCTCTTGTTCATAAAGATGTTCCAGCTGGAGCGTTTGTTGGTGGGAACCCTATGCAAATAATTAGATTAGCGAGTGACAGTGAGTAA
- the ppaX gene encoding pyrophosphatase PpaX produces MKIDTVLFDLDGTLINTNELIIASFLHTLDHYFPNVYTRERVIDFIGPSLHDSFSGLSPDKAEEMTVMYRQFNHEKHDQLVEEYETVRETVQALHEKGYKLGIVTTKRSETARMGLKLTGLDTYFPVLVGIDDVEKVKPDPEPLMKALAQLGSSPEQTVMVGDSQYDILGGKNTGTKTAAVAWTIKGREFLEGYEPDVMLETMSDLLTFLGEDPLG; encoded by the coding sequence ATGAAAATTGATACAGTATTGTTTGATTTAGATGGAACATTAATTAATACGAATGAGCTAATTATTGCCTCATTTTTGCATACGTTAGATCATTATTTTCCGAATGTGTATACACGGGAGCGGGTCATTGATTTTATAGGACCGTCATTACACGACAGTTTCAGTGGCTTAAGTCCAGATAAAGCAGAAGAAATGACGGTGATGTATCGTCAATTTAATCACGAAAAGCATGATCAATTAGTCGAGGAGTATGAAACGGTCCGTGAAACCGTCCAAGCACTTCATGAAAAAGGCTATAAGCTCGGAATTGTCACAACAAAGCGCTCTGAAACTGCTCGAATGGGATTGAAGCTTACTGGTTTAGACACTTATTTTCCTGTTTTAGTGGGGATTGATGATGTCGAAAAGGTCAAACCGGACCCTGAACCGTTAATGAAGGCACTAGCTCAACTAGGTTCGTCACCAGAACAGACAGTTATGGTTGGAGACAGTCAATATGATATTTTAGGTGGAAAGAACACGGGAACAAAAACAGCTGCAGTTGCGTGGACGATAAAAGGAAGAGAATTTTTAGAGGGTTATGAACCAGATGTGATGCTTGAAACTATGAGTGACCTACTGACATTTTTGGGGGAAGATCCCCTTGGCTAG
- a CDS encoding nucleoside recognition domain-containing protein: MGSFKKGLLVGLKTTWTLGKIIFPITLIVTMIGYTPLLDWLAQILTPIMGLLGLSGEAAIPLVLGNVLNLYAAIGAILTLDLSVKEVFILAMMLSFSHNLFVESAVATKVGIRMSVVLGVRIGLALFSAVVINFFWQGGAETAEYGFISSGQTSDVSGWGAVIYQGLESATLGVFQLALIVIPIMIGIQFMKDLHWLEWFSKVMSPFTKMLGMKKNTSTTLAAGLVFGLAYGAGVMMQAVKEDGVSKKDLYLAFIFLVGCHAVIEDTLLFVPLGIPIWPLLLIRLVTAIVLTMIVAFFWNRLEKKGVVSIEGEKEVSKKAQ; this comes from the coding sequence TTGGGTAGTTTTAAAAAAGGTCTACTGGTAGGCTTAAAAACGACGTGGACATTAGGGAAAATCATTTTTCCGATCACCCTAATCGTAACCATGATTGGATATACGCCATTATTGGATTGGCTTGCTCAAATTCTTACCCCGATTATGGGTCTGCTAGGCTTGTCTGGAGAAGCAGCGATCCCATTAGTATTGGGTAATGTTCTTAATTTGTATGCGGCAATTGGTGCGATTTTAACATTAGATTTATCGGTAAAAGAAGTTTTTATTTTAGCGATGATGCTATCTTTTTCACATAATTTATTTGTAGAATCAGCGGTGGCCACAAAAGTTGGAATTCGGATGTCGGTTGTTTTAGGAGTAAGGATTGGACTGGCTCTATTTTCGGCGGTAGTTATTAATTTTTTCTGGCAGGGTGGAGCAGAAACGGCAGAATACGGATTTATTTCTTCAGGACAGACTAGTGATGTTTCGGGCTGGGGTGCGGTTATATATCAAGGTCTAGAAAGCGCAACACTTGGCGTGTTTCAACTGGCGCTGATCGTTATTCCAATTATGATCGGGATTCAGTTCATGAAAGATTTACATTGGCTTGAGTGGTTTTCAAAAGTGATGTCACCATTTACGAAAATGCTAGGGATGAAAAAAAATACTTCAACAACACTAGCGGCGGGCTTAGTTTTTGGGTTAGCTTATGGTGCTGGGGTTATGATGCAGGCGGTAAAAGAGGATGGGGTCAGTAAAAAAGACTTATACTTAGCATTTATTTTTCTTGTTGGATGTCACGCCGTCATTGAGGATACGCTGCTTTTTGTTCCGTTAGGGATTCCGATCTGGCCACTACTTTTGATCCGTCTTGTTACGGCGATTGTTTTGACGATGATTGTTGCTTTCTTTTGGAATAGGCTTGAAAAAAAAGGGGTTGTTTCAATTGAAGGCGAAAAGGAAGTTAGTAAGAAGGCTCAATAA
- the lgt gene encoding prolipoprotein diacylglyceryl transferase — protein sequence MIFQIQSLNPIALDLGFITIYWYGLIIGFGAFLGYLIANREAVKRGLPKDMFADLLLYAIPIAIVAARLYYVIFKWDYYSQNPGQILAIWEGGLAIHGGLIGAFITAYIFAKKRGVSFWKLGDIAAPSILLGQAVGRWGNFMNQEAHGGPVAVEFLENLLLPQFIIDQMFINGQHYHPTFLYESLWSLVGVAILIYLRRFNFRRGELFMSYVIWYSVGRFFIEGLRTDSLYIIGDLRTAQVVSLVSIIGAVILIIHRRRVGLAEARYLDAEPIEKKKRTKKKKK from the coding sequence ATGATTTTTCAAATTCAATCTTTGAATCCGATAGCGCTTGACCTTGGATTTATCACGATTTACTGGTATGGCTTAATTATCGGTTTTGGGGCCTTTTTAGGTTATCTGATCGCTAATCGAGAAGCGGTAAAACGGGGCTTACCAAAGGATATGTTTGCAGATTTATTGCTTTATGCAATTCCGATCGCAATTGTTGCGGCGCGTCTTTATTATGTTATCTTTAAATGGGATTATTATAGTCAGAACCCGGGTCAAATTCTTGCGATCTGGGAAGGTGGTTTAGCGATCCACGGCGGTTTAATCGGTGCGTTTATAACTGCATATATTTTCGCTAAAAAAAGAGGAGTTTCGTTCTGGAAGCTTGGTGACATTGCAGCACCTAGCATCCTGCTTGGACAAGCGGTTGGTCGTTGGGGAAACTTTATGAATCAAGAGGCCCATGGAGGCCCTGTTGCTGTAGAATTTTTAGAGAACCTACTATTACCGCAATTTATCATTGACCAAATGTTTATTAATGGTCAACATTATCATCCGACATTTTTATATGAATCTCTTTGGAGTTTAGTTGGGGTTGCCATTCTTATATATTTGCGTCGCTTTAATTTCCGACGTGGTGAACTGTTCATGTCGTATGTGATTTGGTATTCAGTCGGTCGTTTTTTTATCGAAGGTTTACGTACCGATAGTTTGTACATAATAGGTGATTTACGTACAGCCCAAGTCGTTTCTCTCGTTTCAATTATTGGAGCTGTTATCTTAATTATTCATCGTCGGCGCGTTGGTTTAGCAGAGGCGCGCTATTTAGACGCTGAACCTATTGAAAAGAAAAAGAGGACGAAGAAAAAGAAAAAATAA
- the hprK gene encoding HPr(Ser) kinase/phosphatase encodes MPKITVHNLMEKLDLELISGKEGIHRPITTSDISRPGIEMAGYFTYYPAKRVQLLGKTELTFFDQLADDVKKDRMERLCTYDTPAIIISRELDVPPQLIEASIKVGVPVLRSSLTTTGLSSILTVFLEAKLAPVTAVHGVLIDIYGIGVLITGSSGVGKSETALDLVRRGHRLVADDSVEIRQQHDGTLVGRPPELIRHLLEIRGLGIINVMTLFGAGAVRLFKRIALVINLEIWDQKKSYDRLGLDEEAMRIFDKDIPRLTVPVRPGRNLAVIVEVAAMNFRLKLMGINAAQEFSDRLSSVIEEGDREEY; translated from the coding sequence ATGCCAAAAATAACAGTGCATAATTTAATGGAAAAACTTGATTTAGAATTAATAAGTGGTAAAGAGGGTATTCATCGTCCAATTACAACTAGTGATATTTCTCGTCCGGGCATCGAAATGGCGGGTTACTTCACCTATTATCCAGCAAAGCGGGTTCAGTTGTTAGGGAAAACGGAGTTGACATTTTTTGATCAGCTAGCTGACGACGTTAAAAAAGATCGGATGGAGCGTCTTTGTACATATGATACACCGGCGATCATTATTTCTCGCGAATTAGATGTACCGCCACAATTAATTGAAGCTTCAATTAAAGTGGGTGTCCCAGTTTTACGCTCTTCGCTTACGACAACAGGTTTAAGTAGTATTTTAACGGTTTTTTTAGAAGCGAAGTTAGCACCGGTAACAGCGGTTCATGGTGTGTTAATTGATATATATGGGATTGGTGTACTGATTACAGGTTCAAGCGGTGTTGGTAAAAGTGAAACAGCTCTCGACTTAGTTCGACGTGGGCACCGTCTTGTCGCAGATGACTCAGTTGAAATTCGTCAACAGCACGATGGAACGTTAGTCGGGCGCCCCCCTGAATTGATTCGTCATCTCTTAGAAATTCGTGGCTTAGGTATTATAAATGTGATGACATTATTTGGTGCCGGTGCTGTTCGTCTTTTTAAAAGGATTGCTTTAGTGATAAATTTAGAAATTTGGGATCAGAAAAAATCGTATGATCGACTCGGTTTAGATGAAGAGGCGATGCGAATTTTTGATAAAGATATTCCGCGCTTAACAGTACCTGTTCGTCCTGGACGTAACTTAGCAGTTATCGTTGAGGTTGCGGCGATGAATTTCCGCTTAAAATTAATGGGCATTAACGCTGCTCAAGAATTTTCAGATCGCCTTTCAAGTGTAATTGAAGAGGGAGATCGCGAAGAATATTAA
- a CDS encoding phage holin family protein: MMRWLIHLLVNSVVLVVVAGYFESFHLESISAAIIASVLLSIINFIVKPILVILTLPVTVISLGLFLFVINAITLLITAGLMGDAFVINGFGMAVLAAIIISVLNMLIYSFIVKPIRKR, translated from the coding sequence ATGATGCGTTGGCTTATCCACTTGCTTGTTAATAGTGTGGTCTTAGTTGTCGTTGCTGGTTATTTTGAAAGTTTTCATTTAGAAAGTATCTCAGCAGCGATTATCGCGAGTGTTTTGCTGTCGATCATAAATTTTATTGTTAAGCCAATCCTTGTGATTTTGACATTACCAGTCACTGTGATCAGCCTCGGATTATTCTTGTTTGTTATTAATGCGATCACATTATTGATCACAGCCGGATTAATGGGCGATGCTTTTGTGATTAATGGATTTGGGATGGCTGTCTTAGCGGCGATTATCATTAGCGTCTTAAATATGTTGATATATAGTTTTATTGTAAAACCAATACGAAAAAGATAA
- a CDS encoding PspC domain-containing protein codes for MKVKRLYRAQHNRKLAGVCGGLGAYFDIDPTVVRIIFIVLIVPTAFFTMPIAYLIATMLIPNEQDIR; via the coding sequence ATGAAAGTGAAGAGGTTATATCGAGCTCAACACAATCGAAAATTAGCTGGAGTTTGTGGTGGATTAGGTGCGTATTTTGATATTGATCCAACCGTTGTAAGGATCATCTTTATCGTTCTAATCGTACCTACAGCATTTTTTACAATGCCAATCGCTTATTTAATTGCAACAATGTTGATACCAAATGAACAGGATATCCGTTAA
- a CDS encoding DUF4097 domain-containing protein: MQEERKMILKMIDDGKITAEEGVWLLKELGGTEKKAATEKETEKNTYLSNNVDWENGRQYRGKYNQGTFTNRFTEFIEQTVQKIKELDFDLNFGGSVEVNHIFHHRNTTISKVDIRIENGSIHFIPWDESDVRIECKVKVYREKEVEAARKYFLDEVSFNVSDEKLRFHSREKSLKVSATVYIPRQNFEEVTLYAFNGQLSGEEVLASQFEAKTVNGKISFDKLTSKKITLETVNGTITVAKLDSEKTEAKTIHGTINLNATGGHVDVETFNGTINYKLTEATKSKAYLKTTTGSIEITVPTNVQTEAEFKTVVGGFTCDLPKLEVVDEKKDIVNKFVTFVSNKGVEPVCYIEAEARTGSILIQN, from the coding sequence ATGCAAGAAGAGCGGAAAATGATCTTAAAGATGATTGATGATGGAAAAATCACTGCTGAAGAAGGGGTATGGTTGCTAAAGGAACTAGGTGGGACAGAGAAAAAGGCAGCGACTGAGAAAGAAACTGAAAAGAACACCTATTTATCTAATAACGTTGACTGGGAAAATGGTCGTCAGTATCGTGGCAAGTATAATCAAGGAACTTTTACAAATCGATTCACAGAGTTTATTGAGCAAACCGTTCAAAAAATTAAGGAACTTGACTTTGATTTGAATTTCGGTGGTTCAGTGGAAGTTAATCATATTTTTCATCACCGTAATACAACCATTTCAAAAGTCGATATTAGAATTGAGAACGGTAGTATTCACTTTATTCCGTGGGATGAAAGTGATGTGCGAATTGAATGTAAAGTTAAGGTATATCGAGAAAAAGAAGTCGAAGCGGCCCGTAAATACTTTTTAGATGAAGTATCATTTAATGTTTCTGATGAAAAGCTTCGTTTCCATTCACGGGAAAAATCTTTAAAAGTAAGTGCGACTGTTTATATACCGCGCCAAAACTTCGAGGAAGTTACTTTATATGCATTTAATGGACAGCTTAGCGGAGAAGAGGTTCTTGCTAGTCAGTTTGAAGCGAAAACTGTAAATGGCAAGATCTCATTTGATAAGCTTACTAGTAAAAAAATCACTCTTGAAACAGTTAACGGTACGATTACAGTTGCTAAGCTAGATTCTGAAAAAACAGAAGCAAAAACGATTCACGGCACGATTAACCTTAATGCAACGGGTGGGCATGTTGATGTCGAAACCTTTAATGGTACAATTAACTATAAATTAACCGAAGCAACAAAAAGTAAGGCGTATTTAAAAACGACAACAGGTAGTATTGAAATAACCGTGCCAACTAACGTTCAAACAGAAGCCGAGTTTAAAACCGTTGTTGGTGGATTTACTTGTGACTTACCAAAGCTAGAAGTCGTTGATGAGAAAAAAGATATCGTAAATAAATTCGTTACGTTCGTATCGAATAAAGGAGTTGAACCAGTTTGTTATATAGAAGCAGAAGCAAGAACTGGCTCAATTCTTATTCAAAATTAA